One stretch of Streptomyces peucetius DNA includes these proteins:
- a CDS encoding ABC transporter ATP-binding protein, producing the protein MAENRTRASAEPTPTVVVDGVHITYKVNGARSGRGSATSALSRIVSRRAAPGVREVHAVKGVSFAAYRGEAIGLIGSNGSGKSTLLKAVAGLLPTARGRIYTQGQPALLGVNAALMSDLTGERNVVLGGLAMGMTRAEIRDRYDAIVDFSGINEKGDFISLPMRTYSSGMGARLRFSIAAAKSHDVLLIDEALSTGDARFRRRSRERIDELRQEAGTVFLVSHSNSTITESCDRALWLEAGTLRMDGPAKEVVAAYEEFTRAGTGAGTGGRTAR; encoded by the coding sequence GTGGCTGAGAACAGGACCCGTGCGTCCGCGGAACCGACTCCGACCGTCGTCGTCGACGGCGTCCACATCACCTACAAGGTCAACGGCGCGCGCTCCGGCCGGGGCAGTGCCACGTCCGCCCTCAGCCGCATCGTCTCCCGCAGGGCCGCCCCCGGCGTGCGCGAGGTGCACGCCGTCAAGGGCGTCAGCTTCGCCGCGTACCGGGGCGAGGCGATCGGCCTGATCGGCTCCAACGGCTCGGGCAAGTCCACCCTGCTCAAGGCCGTCGCCGGCCTGCTGCCGACCGCACGGGGCCGGATCTACACCCAGGGGCAGCCCGCGCTCCTCGGCGTCAACGCGGCCCTGATGTCCGACCTGACCGGCGAACGCAACGTCGTTCTCGGCGGCCTGGCGATGGGCATGACCCGCGCGGAGATCCGCGACCGCTACGACGCCATCGTCGACTTCTCCGGCATCAACGAGAAGGGCGACTTCATCTCTCTGCCGATGCGTACGTACTCCTCCGGCATGGGGGCCCGGCTGCGGTTCTCCATCGCCGCCGCCAAGAGCCATGACGTACTGCTCATCGACGAGGCCCTCTCCACCGGCGACGCCCGCTTCCGCCGCCGCAGCCGCGAACGCATCGACGAGCTGCGGCAGGAGGCCGGCACCGTCTTCCTGGTCAGCCACAGCAACTCCACCATCACGGAGAGCTGCGACCGCGCACTCTGGCTGGAGGCGGGCACACTACGGATGGACGGGCCGGCAAAGGAAGTCGTCGCGGCCTACGAGGAGTTCACCAGGGCCGGGACCGGAGCCGGGACCGGCGGACGGACCGCGCGGTAG
- a CDS encoding serine/threonine-protein kinase: protein MNGRGPEPLRDDDPREIAGYTLRARIGEGGMGTVFLTRSHDGALPVALKLIRREHARNENFRRRFAREVEAARRVSGAHLVQVVDHDADAELPWLATRYVPGLPLGDALGGHGPLPLPCVLMLTAGAARALDAVHTAGLIHRDVKPGNLLLTAEGPWLLDFGIARAADGTSVLTTVGRMVGTPKYMSPEHALGRQLTPASDVFTLGLVAAEAAAGHHPYGEGGGLVVATRIAGTDREPPDLSAHPPALRRILAATLAARPEDRPTAAEVAELCGTPDFTAWLPKRVASAVAETARASAKVSGGAQDPRTAGWLTRLRRSP, encoded by the coding sequence ATGAACGGTCGGGGGCCGGAACCGCTGCGGGACGACGATCCGCGCGAAATCGCCGGGTACACGCTGCGGGCGCGCATCGGCGAGGGCGGCATGGGAACCGTCTTCCTCACCCGCAGCCACGACGGCGCGCTGCCCGTCGCGCTGAAGCTGATCCGCCGCGAGCACGCGCGGAACGAGAACTTCCGCCGGCGGTTCGCCCGCGAGGTCGAGGCCGCGCGGCGGGTGAGCGGCGCCCACCTGGTGCAGGTCGTCGACCACGACGCCGACGCGGAACTGCCGTGGCTCGCCACCCGCTACGTACCGGGCCTGCCGCTCGGCGACGCGCTCGGCGGCCACGGGCCGCTGCCCCTGCCGTGCGTGCTGATGCTGACGGCCGGCGCGGCGCGCGCGCTGGACGCCGTGCACACCGCCGGACTGATCCACCGGGACGTGAAGCCCGGGAACCTGCTGCTGACCGCCGAGGGGCCTTGGCTGCTCGACTTCGGGATCGCCCGCGCCGCGGACGGCACCTCGGTGCTGACCACCGTCGGGCGCATGGTCGGCACACCGAAGTACATGTCGCCCGAGCACGCACTGGGCCGGCAACTGACGCCCGCGTCCGACGTGTTCACGCTGGGACTCGTGGCCGCGGAGGCGGCCGCCGGGCACCATCCGTACGGCGAGGGCGGTGGTCTCGTCGTAGCGACCCGTATCGCCGGCACCGACCGCGAGCCGCCGGACCTGTCCGCCCATCCGCCGGCCCTCCGCCGGATACTGGCCGCCACCCTGGCGGCCCGCCCGGAGGACCGCCCGACCGCGGCGGAGGTCGCGGAGCTGTGCGGTACTCCCGATTTCACGGCCTGGCTGCCGAAGCGCGTCGCGTCGGCCGTCGCCGAGACCGCCCGCGCGTCGGCGAAGGTCTCGGGTGGCGCCCAGGACCCGCGCACCGCAGGCTGGCTCACCCGCCTCCGCCGCTCGCCCTGA
- a CDS encoding NAD-glutamate dehydrogenase — protein MQTKLDEAKAELLARAARVAENSPAGGHLPTGTEQGKRPDRDTLLTYLQRYYLHTAPEDLADRDPVDVFGAALSHYRLAENRPQGTANVRVHTPTVEENGWTCSHSVVEVVTDDMPFLVDSVTNELSRQGRGIHVVIHPQVVARRDLTGRLIEVLPARANAKDLPHDALVESWIHVEIDRETDRADLKQITADLLRVLSDVREAVEDWEKMRDAALRIAENLPAEPKADDLPEQEVEEARELLRWLASDHFTFLGYREYELTPSDALAAVPGTGLGILRSDPPHDEDEDHPVSPSFSRLPADARAKAREHRLLVLTKANSRATVHRPSYLDYVGVKKFDAEGNVVGERRFLGLFSSAAYTESVRRVPVVRRKVAEVLQGAGFSPNSHDGRDLLQILETYPRDELFQTPADQLRAIVTSVLYLQERRRLRLYLRQDEYGRYYSALVYLPRDRYTTGVRLRLIDILKEELGGTSVDFTAWNTESILSRIHFVVRVPSGTELPHLTDADTERIEARLVEAARSWADGFGEALNAEFGEERAAELLRRYAGAFPEGYKADHSPRSAVADLVRLEELSHAEKDFALSLYEPVGAGPGERRFKIYRSGEQVSLSAVLPVLQRLGCEVVDERPYELRCADRTHAWIYDFGLRMPKNGPGGDYLADDARERFQDAFAAVWTGEAENDGFNALVLGAGLNWREAMVLRAYAKYLRQAGSTFSQDYMEDTLRNNVHTTRLLVSLFEARMSPDRQRAGTELIDGLLEEVDGALDQVASLDEDRILRAFLTVIKATLRTNFFQEATGGVRHGYVSMKFDPQAIPDLPAPRPAFEIWVYSPRVEGVHLRFGKVARGGLRWSDRREDFRTEILGLVKAQMVKNTVIVPVGAKGGFVAKQLPDPSADRDAWLAEGIACYRIFISALLDITDNMVAGEVVPPAQVVRHDEDDTYLVVAADKGTASFSDIANEVAVSYNFWLGDAFASGGSAGYDHKGMGITARGAWESVKRHFRELGHDTQTEDFTVVGVGDMSGDVFGNGMLLSEHIRLVAAFDHRHIFIDPNPDAAVSYAERRRLFELSRSSWADYNKALLSQGGGIHPRSAKSIPVNAAVREALGIEAGITKMTPAELMQTILKAPVDLLWNGGIGTYVKAATESNADVGDKANDAIRVNGADLRVRVVGEGGNLGCTQLGRIEFDRNGGKINTDAIDNSAGVDTSDHEVNIKILLNGLVADGDMTVKQRNQLLAQMTEEVGALVLRNNYAQNTALANAVAQSPSLLHAHQRFMRRLGRDGHLDRALEFLPSDRQIRELLATGKGLSQPELAVLLAYTKITVAEDLIRTDLPDDPYLRRLLHAYFPKPLREKFGDAIDAHALRREIVTTVLVNDTVNTGGSTFLHRLREETGATIEEIVRAQTAAREIFGLSAVWDAVEALDNEVAADVQTRVRLHSRRLVERGTRWLLGNRPQPLELEGTIEFFAERVEQVWAALPKMLRGADLEWYQGILDELTGAGVPEALALRVAGFSSAFPTLDIVAISDRNGQDPLAVADVYYDLADRLSITQLMDRIIELPRADRWQSMARASIREDLYAAHAMLTADVLSVGNGTSTPEERFKAWEQKNAAILGRARSTLEEIQSSDTFDLANLSVAMRTMRQLLRTHS, from the coding sequence GGTAGCTGAGAACAGCCCGGCCGGGGGGCACCTTCCGACTGGGACAGAACAGGGGAAGCGCCCTGACCGGGACACCCTGCTCACGTACCTCCAGCGCTACTACCTGCACACAGCTCCGGAGGACCTCGCCGACCGCGACCCGGTCGACGTCTTCGGCGCGGCACTCTCCCACTACCGGCTCGCGGAGAACCGACCGCAGGGCACGGCGAACGTCCGGGTCCACACGCCGACCGTCGAGGAGAACGGCTGGACCTGCAGCCACTCCGTGGTGGAAGTCGTCACCGACGACATGCCCTTCCTCGTCGACTCGGTCACCAACGAGCTCTCCCGCCAGGGCCGCGGCATCCACGTCGTGATCCACCCGCAGGTCGTCGCCCGCCGCGATCTGACCGGCAGGCTCATCGAGGTGCTGCCGGCCCGGGCGAACGCCAAGGACCTGCCGCACGACGCCCTCGTCGAGTCCTGGATCCACGTCGAGATCGACCGCGAGACCGACCGCGCCGACCTCAAGCAGATCACCGCCGATCTGCTGCGCGTCCTGTCCGACGTCCGTGAGGCCGTCGAGGACTGGGAGAAGATGCGCGACGCCGCGCTGCGGATCGCGGAGAACCTGCCGGCCGAGCCCAAGGCCGACGACCTGCCCGAGCAGGAGGTGGAGGAGGCCCGTGAGCTGCTGCGCTGGCTCGCGAGCGACCACTTCACCTTCCTCGGCTACCGGGAGTACGAGCTCACCCCGTCCGACGCCCTGGCCGCGGTGCCCGGCACCGGCCTCGGAATCCTGCGCTCCGACCCGCCGCACGACGAGGACGAGGACCACCCGGTCAGCCCGTCGTTCAGCAGGCTGCCCGCCGACGCCCGCGCCAAGGCGCGCGAGCACCGGCTGCTCGTCCTGACGAAGGCCAACAGCCGCGCCACCGTGCACCGCCCGAGCTACCTGGACTACGTCGGCGTCAAGAAGTTCGACGCCGAGGGCAACGTCGTCGGTGAGCGCCGCTTCCTCGGACTGTTCTCGTCCGCCGCCTACACCGAGTCCGTGCGCCGGGTGCCCGTCGTGCGCCGCAAGGTCGCCGAGGTGCTGCAGGGCGCGGGCTTCTCGCCCAACAGCCACGACGGCCGCGACCTGCTGCAGATCCTCGAGACGTACCCGCGCGACGAACTGTTCCAGACGCCCGCCGACCAGCTGCGCGCGATCGTCACCAGCGTCCTGTACCTGCAGGAGCGCCGCCGGCTGCGGCTGTACCTGCGCCAGGACGAGTACGGGCGCTACTACTCCGCGCTCGTCTACCTGCCGCGCGACCGCTACACCACCGGGGTGCGGCTGCGGCTGATCGACATCCTCAAGGAGGAGCTCGGCGGCACCAGCGTCGACTTCACCGCCTGGAACACCGAGTCGATCCTCTCCCGTATCCACTTCGTGGTGCGCGTCCCGTCCGGCACGGAGCTGCCGCACCTCACCGACGCCGACACCGAGCGGATCGAGGCCCGGCTGGTGGAGGCCGCGCGCTCCTGGGCCGACGGCTTCGGCGAGGCGCTGAACGCCGAGTTCGGCGAGGAGCGCGCCGCGGAGCTGCTCCGCCGCTACGCGGGCGCCTTCCCCGAGGGCTACAAGGCCGACCACTCGCCGCGCTCCGCCGTGGCCGACCTGGTGCGCCTCGAAGAGCTCAGCCACGCCGAGAAGGACTTCGCCCTCTCGCTGTACGAGCCGGTCGGCGCCGGCCCGGGCGAGCGGCGCTTCAAGATCTACCGGAGCGGTGAGCAGGTCTCCCTGTCCGCCGTGCTGCCCGTGCTGCAGCGCCTCGGCTGCGAGGTCGTCGACGAGCGGCCGTACGAGCTCCGCTGCGCCGACCGTACGCATGCCTGGATCTACGACTTCGGGCTGCGCATGCCGAAGAACGGTCCGGGCGGCGACTACCTCGCCGACGACGCCCGCGAACGCTTCCAGGACGCCTTCGCCGCCGTGTGGACCGGCGAGGCAGAGAACGACGGCTTCAACGCGCTGGTCCTCGGCGCCGGTCTCAACTGGCGCGAGGCGATGGTGCTGCGCGCGTACGCGAAGTACCTGCGCCAGGCCGGTTCGACCTTCAGCCAGGACTACATGGAGGACACCCTCCGCAACAACGTCCACACCACCCGGCTGCTGGTCTCCCTCTTCGAGGCCCGGATGTCCCCGGACCGCCAGCGCGCGGGCACCGAGCTGATCGACGGGCTCCTCGAGGAGGTCGACGGCGCCCTCGACCAGGTCGCCAGCCTCGACGAGGACCGCATCCTGCGCGCCTTCCTCACCGTCATCAAGGCCACGCTGCGGACCAATTTCTTCCAGGAGGCCACGGGCGGCGTCCGGCACGGCTATGTGTCGATGAAGTTCGACCCGCAGGCCATCCCGGACCTGCCGGCACCGCGCCCGGCGTTCGAGATCTGGGTGTACTCGCCGCGCGTCGAGGGCGTCCACCTGCGCTTCGGCAAGGTCGCCCGAGGCGGTCTGCGCTGGTCCGACCGGCGTGAGGACTTCCGTACGGAGATCCTCGGCCTGGTCAAGGCGCAGATGGTCAAGAACACGGTGATCGTGCCCGTCGGCGCGAAGGGCGGGTTCGTCGCCAAGCAGCTCCCGGACCCGTCCGCGGACCGCGACGCCTGGCTGGCCGAAGGCATCGCCTGCTACCGGATCTTCATCTCGGCGCTGCTCGACATCACCGACAACATGGTCGCGGGTGAGGTCGTCCCGCCGGCCCAGGTGGTCCGTCACGACGAGGACGACACCTACCTCGTCGTAGCCGCCGACAAGGGCACCGCGTCGTTCTCCGACATCGCCAACGAGGTCGCGGTCTCGTACAACTTCTGGCTCGGCGACGCCTTCGCGTCCGGCGGCTCCGCCGGCTACGACCACAAGGGCATGGGCATCACGGCCCGCGGCGCCTGGGAGTCGGTCAAGCGGCACTTCCGCGAGCTCGGACACGACACGCAGACCGAGGACTTCACGGTCGTCGGCGTCGGCGACATGTCCGGCGACGTGTTCGGCAACGGCATGCTGCTCAGCGAGCACATCCGTCTCGTCGCGGCCTTCGACCACCGGCACATCTTCATCGACCCGAACCCGGACGCGGCCGTCTCGTACGCCGAGCGCCGCAGGCTCTTCGAACTGTCCCGCTCCTCCTGGGCCGACTACAACAAGGCACTGCTGTCCCAGGGCGGCGGCATCCACCCGCGCAGCGCCAAGTCGATCCCCGTCAACGCGGCGGTGCGCGAGGCCCTCGGCATCGAGGCGGGCATCACGAAGATGACCCCGGCCGAGCTGATGCAGACCATCCTCAAGGCACCGGTCGACCTGCTGTGGAACGGTGGCATCGGCACCTACGTCAAGGCGGCCACCGAGTCGAACGCCGACGTCGGCGACAAGGCCAACGACGCCATCCGCGTCAACGGCGCCGATCTGCGGGTCCGCGTCGTGGGCGAGGGCGGCAACCTGGGCTGCACCCAGCTCGGCCGTATCGAGTTCGACCGCAACGGCGGAAAGATCAACACCGACGCCATCGACAACAGCGCCGGCGTCGACACCTCCGACCACGAGGTCAACATCAAGATCCTGCTCAACGGTCTCGTCGCCGACGGCGACATGACCGTCAAGCAGCGCAACCAGCTGCTCGCGCAGATGACCGAGGAGGTCGGCGCGCTGGTCCTGCGCAACAACTACGCGCAGAACACGGCCCTCGCCAACGCGGTCGCCCAGTCGCCCTCCCTGCTCCACGCCCACCAGCGCTTCATGCGGCGCCTCGGACGGGACGGCCACCTGGACCGGGCGCTGGAGTTCCTGCCCAGCGACCGCCAGATCCGGGAACTGCTCGCCACGGGCAAGGGCCTGAGCCAGCCCGAGCTGGCCGTGCTCCTCGCCTACACGAAGATCACGGTGGCGGAGGACCTGATCAGGACGGACCTGCCGGACGACCCGTACCTGCGCCGGCTGCTGCACGCCTACTTCCCCAAGCCCCTGCGGGAGAAGTTCGGCGACGCGATCGACGCGCACGCGCTGCGCCGCGAGATCGTGACCACGGTGCTGGTCAACGACACGGTCAACACCGGTGGTTCGACCTTCCTGCACCGGCTGCGCGAGGAGACCGGGGCGACGATCGAGGAGATCGTCCGGGCGCAGACCGCCGCGCGCGAGATCTTCGGCCTCAGCGCGGTGTGGGACGCCGTCGAGGCGCTCGACAACGAGGTCGCCGCGGACGTCCAGACCCGCGTCCGGCTGCACTCGCGCCGGCTCGTCGAGCGCGGCACGCGCTGGCTGCTGGGCAACCGGCCGCAGCCGCTGGAGCTCGAGGGGACCATCGAGTTCTTCGCCGAGCGTGTCGAGCAGGTGTGGGCGGCGCTGCCGAAGATGCTGCGCGGCGCGGACCTGGAGTGGTACCAGGGCATCCTCGACGAGCTCACCGGGGCGGGTGTCCCGGAGGCACTGGCGCTGCGGGTGGCCGGCTTCTCGTCGGCGTTCCCGACGCTCGACATCGTCGCGATCTCGGACCGCAACGGCCAGGACCCGCTGGCGGTCGCCGACGTGTACTACGACCTGGCGGACCGGCTCTCCATCACGCAGCTGATGGACCGGATCATCGAACTGCCGCGGGCCGACCGCTGGCAGTCGATGGCCCGCGCGTCCATCCGCGAGGACCTGTACGCGGCGCACGCCATGCTCACGGCCGACGTGCTGTCCGTGGGCAACGGGACCTCGACGCCGGAGGAGCGGTTCAAGGCCTGGGAGCAGAAGAACGCGGCGATCCTGGGGCGGGCCCGGTCGACGCTGGAGGAGATCCAGAGCTCGGACACGTTCGACCTGGCGAACCTGTCGGTCGCGATGCGGACGATGCGCCAGCTGCTGCGCACCCACAGCTGA